From a region of the Leptospira montravelensis genome:
- a CDS encoding GyrI-like domain-containing protein, which translates to MPEMTEPLIKTETFTVMGLRIRTSNAPGDADVKIPEVYSRFYKEDIPKLMEVLRKFDPLFGVYFNYASDENGAYDFLLGYAVETDVKPLPGMEKIEIAPQNGRYFQIQPGAPEEVVPKFWAEIWNHPEIPQIRTYKFDWEEYSEAGIRVFLSTK; encoded by the coding sequence ATGCCGGAAATGACAGAGCCACTCATAAAAACTGAAACATTCACGGTGATGGGACTTCGCATTCGAACTTCCAATGCACCTGGAGACGCCGATGTGAAGATACCCGAAGTTTATTCCAGGTTTTATAAAGAAGATATACCAAAACTTATGGAAGTTCTACGTAAATTTGATCCATTGTTTGGTGTGTATTTTAACTATGCGTCTGATGAAAATGGAGCTTATGATTTTTTGTTAGGTTATGCAGTGGAAACAGATGTCAAACCGCTTCCGGGAATGGAAAAGATTGAGATAGCACCACAAAACGGTCGTTATTTTCAAATTCAACCTGGAGCACCTGAAGAAGTAGTTCCTAAATTTTGGGCAGAAATTTGGAACCATCCAGAAATTCCCCAAATTAGAACCTACAAATTCGATTGGGAAGAATATTCAGAAGCTGGAATTAGAGTTTTTCTTTCTACAAAATAA
- a CDS encoding XRE family transcriptional regulator: MKKVKVKRNSIENLEKSLPAESIARAKHKAEQMLFHINLAELRKLVGLRQEDITKFSQSGLSKLESRKDMKISTLINYLDSLGMDLEIKARLRNNKTGKSKKEFVLLKAS, translated from the coding sequence ATGAAGAAAGTAAAAGTAAAAAGAAATTCAATAGAAAATCTTGAAAAATCGCTTCCTGCAGAAAGTATTGCGAGAGCAAAACATAAAGCAGAACAAATGCTTTTTCATATTAATCTTGCAGAATTAAGAAAACTTGTGGGATTAAGACAAGAAGACATTACTAAATTTTCACAATCTGGGCTCTCTAAACTTGAATCAAGAAAAGATATGAAAATTTCTACTTTAATTAATTATTTGGACAGTCTAGGAATGGATCTAGAAATAAAAGCAAGACTCCGAAATAACAAAACAGGAAAATCCAAAAAAGAATTTGTTCTCTTGAAAGCTTCCTAA
- a CDS encoding PrsW family glutamic-type intramembrane protease, translating to MKEVGLFEYFIGSLTVLPWAIVIWKAYQPKKGWQEILGILLALFFGWLSTDLILRLHPILWPETDFMPKKKVSMLSQTAHLAFIQAGIMEETFKIFFIMILSFGLGYDKKNKTFSPAVVLFGAFVAMGFSFIENTHYIAREPEEKKLDLFFARTIHSSNIHLLINLCFSMFLLKSNAKLEVTTKRLYLGFGFVLAVWQHGVVDFLLIPGSTIGLWIATSMFVGIWVWVVNDWREYVYFVERKTLIPASEYSSQSNL from the coding sequence ATGAAAGAAGTAGGCTTATTTGAGTATTTCATCGGATCTTTGACAGTCCTACCTTGGGCTATTGTGATTTGGAAGGCTTACCAACCGAAAAAAGGATGGCAGGAAATTTTGGGAATACTTTTGGCTTTGTTCTTTGGTTGGTTGTCCACAGATCTGATTTTAAGACTACATCCAATTCTTTGGCCGGAAACTGATTTTATGCCAAAGAAAAAAGTAAGTATGTTATCGCAAACTGCTCATTTGGCTTTTATTCAAGCTGGAATTATGGAAGAAACGTTTAAAATATTTTTTATCATGATTTTGTCTTTTGGATTGGGTTACGATAAAAAGAATAAAACTTTTTCACCCGCCGTTGTTTTGTTTGGTGCATTTGTTGCGATGGGATTTTCTTTTATTGAAAATACTCATTATATTGCCAGAGAACCAGAAGAAAAAAAATTAGACCTATTTTTTGCAAGAACGATTCATTCTTCAAACATCCATTTGTTAATCAATCTATGTTTTTCTATGTTTCTACTCAAGAGTAACGCTAAATTAGAAGTTACTACCAAAAGACTATATTTAGGTTTTGGATTTGTATTAGCAGTTTGGCAACACGGAGTTGTGGATTTTCTTCTCATTCCAGGATCCACCATTGGGCTTTGGATCGCTACTTCCATGTTTGTAGGAATTTGGGTTTGGGTGGTAAACGATTGGCGGGAATATGTTTATTTTGTAGAAAGAAAAACTCTAATTCCAGCTTCTGAATATTCTTCCCAATCGAATTTGTAG
- a CDS encoding energy transducer TonB family protein translates to MDSANVKSLSPWAKKSLTFFLWMSPQFSLGPFLALGVLFAFPGEFRLRLRAIAVVAVYILSWIIFYPIELLHRSGLEWEAVINEFLAKDSRSFQLKFGFVLLCFILLLSNYIHSRKRNHKRESIRSARLQTINPYDKIRTDMRIRDAKFDTVLLVLFLALLLNFGFQYLSEKLHPNKSLSPLSPLVDVYQFVFNYSISLCILLFSFNRNKIPSIVAKPYLRYMEGIRIRERWKKAVVTQTKFPFRLELVVKEKAKFRDRILPGFGHVYVYEYWRGFPILFLTLLLFLFSAVWVFSYVSPIFGIQFLAGFGLKPGVPDKDFFISSQNIAYAVFSISALVGIYFYSSYLLEKSFSLENLGVKEDRVGDSEPFFKPGLRKGFRNILPLSLLFHLILICLVFLIPITLQRNKKIDQSSQKNNHFQPEKMEFYFIDPNVPDDTKGLNGGIVTGNETENKEKGEKISNEKVADSGPVKGYIKKIRGKKVPPTYSNYISAKMRIPESYMDYWAKAPHPYSSVVAYTITQDGDVIDVELVEASDYPDQDLRTLQLVESLGPLMPPPGTKNDIRVTELFWNGPIDPEFVPTPLQKEMINLFDGRYMEELSE, encoded by the coding sequence AAAATCACTCTCTCCTTGGGCTAAAAAATCCTTAACCTTCTTCCTTTGGATGTCCCCACAATTTTCTCTCGGACCTTTTTTGGCATTGGGGGTTCTTTTTGCTTTTCCTGGAGAATTCCGGCTACGTCTGCGAGCCATAGCTGTCGTGGCAGTTTACATCCTTTCTTGGATTATCTTTTACCCAATTGAACTTTTGCACAGGTCGGGTTTGGAATGGGAAGCTGTGATCAACGAATTTCTGGCAAAAGATTCCAGGAGTTTCCAGTTAAAATTTGGATTTGTTTTACTTTGTTTTATCCTTTTACTTTCAAACTACATTCATAGTCGTAAGAGAAATCATAAAAGAGAATCGATAAGATCGGCAAGGTTACAAACGATAAATCCTTATGATAAAATCCGTACAGACATGCGGATTCGAGATGCTAAGTTCGATACGGTCTTACTTGTATTGTTTTTAGCTCTCCTTTTGAATTTCGGATTTCAGTATCTTTCAGAAAAGTTACATCCTAACAAATCTCTTTCACCACTTTCACCTTTAGTGGATGTTTACCAATTTGTTTTTAATTATTCCATCTCACTTTGTATTTTGCTTTTTAGTTTCAATAGAAATAAAATTCCTTCTATTGTTGCAAAACCTTATTTGCGTTATATGGAGGGAATTCGTATTCGCGAACGTTGGAAAAAAGCCGTAGTTACACAGACAAAATTTCCTTTTCGTTTGGAACTGGTTGTAAAAGAAAAAGCAAAATTTCGGGACCGTATCTTACCAGGTTTTGGACATGTATATGTTTATGAATACTGGCGTGGATTCCCCATTTTATTTTTGACCTTACTTTTGTTTTTGTTTTCTGCAGTTTGGGTATTTTCTTATGTCAGCCCCATTTTTGGGATTCAGTTTTTGGCAGGATTTGGATTAAAACCCGGAGTTCCAGATAAAGATTTTTTTATCTCCTCACAAAACATTGCCTATGCGGTATTTTCGATTTCGGCACTTGTTGGAATCTATTTTTATTCTTCTTACCTTTTAGAAAAGTCGTTTAGTTTAGAAAATTTAGGAGTAAAAGAAGACAGGGTAGGAGATTCCGAACCTTTTTTTAAACCAGGTTTACGAAAAGGATTTAGAAATATATTACCACTCTCCTTACTCTTTCATTTGATATTGATTTGCCTTGTTTTTCTTATCCCTATCACACTCCAACGTAATAAAAAGATAGATCAGTCTTCACAAAAAAATAACCACTTCCAACCAGAAAAAATGGAATTCTATTTCATCGATCCTAATGTTCCAGATGATACGAAAGGTTTAAATGGGGGAATTGTTACCGGAAACGAAACAGAAAATAAGGAGAAAGGGGAAAAAATCTCTAACGAAAAAGTCGCAGATAGTGGCCCAGTCAAAGGTTATATCAAAAAGATACGCGGAAAAAAAGTTCCACCAACTTACTCCAATTATATTTCAGCAAAGATGCGCATTCCTGAAAGTTATATGGACTATTGGGCTAAGGCACCCCATCCTTATTCTTCAGTAGTGGCCTATACCATTACCCAAGATGGGGATGTGATTGATGTAGAACTTGTGGAAGCTTCTGATTACCCTGACCAAGATTTACGGACCTTACAACTTGTTGAAAGTTTAGGGCCGCTTATGCCACCTCCGGGGACAAAAAACGACATTCGTGTGACTGAACTTTTTTGGAATGGACCGATCGACCCAGAATTTGTTCCAACTCCCCTCCAAAAAGAAATGATCAATTTATTTGACGGCCGTTATATGGAAGAATTATCAGAATGA